Within Conger conger chromosome 3, fConCon1.1, whole genome shotgun sequence, the genomic segment CCTGGATGTGCTACGCGCGCTACAAGACCGAGCTGTGCAGCCGCTACACGGAGCTGGGCTCCTGCAAGTACGCCGAGCGCTGCCAGTTCGCGCACGGCCTGCGGGACCTGCGTGTGCCCTCCCGCCACCCCAAGTACAAGACGGAGCCGTGCCGCGCCTTCCACGCCGGCGGCTACTGCGCGTACGGCGCCCGCTGCCTCTTCGTCCACGGCCCCAAGGAGCAGAGGCAGGCGCGCCCGCCCCGCGGCCGCAGCGTGCCCTGCCGCACCTACCGCTCCTTCGGCGTCTGCCCCTTCGGCGCCCGCTGCCACTTCCTGCACGTGGAGGGCGAGCGGGGGCAGCCCGGGGGCGCGGGGGCGTCTGCGGAGGAGAAGGGCCCCCACACGCAGGCCCCTGAGCAGAGGCCACGCGGCTCCCTGTGCCGGACCTTCAGCGCGTTCGGGTTCTGCCTGTACGGCACCCGCTGCCGGTTCCAGCACTGCCTGCCCAGCGGGGCCGGGTCGAGGGCCTCCCGCATCCCCCAGCTGCCCGGTCTGGGGCGAGCCTCGTCCCCCGCCTCGGACATGCTCTCGTCCTCTTCCACCGCCTCGTCCCCTCCGTCTTCCCTGCCCTCCCCCGTGTACCTGGAGGACCGCTTCCCGCTCACCCCCCCGCTGCTGTCCGGCGAGCCCCCGGAGCAGGATGCCTTCTCCTTCTCCGGCCAGCACCTCAACGACCTGCTGCTGCCCCTGGCCTGGAGGCTCCAGCAGCTGGAGCACAGCCTGGCCCGTCCTGCCACCTCCCCTGGTTTGGAGGCTGCTGCCGCCCTACCCAAAGGCTACAGCGACTTGCTTTCCTGAAGCGGTGATGTCAACATGCCTACAATGTGCCAGAATgatttgggggtggggtgggttgggATGGATTCTTTacttaatttaataatttgacTTGTTTTATAGCCTTACTGAGCCAAGAAATCTCATTTGGAGTATTGGTATGGATTTGAGTGACCTTGATGGCGGGTGGGAATGGGGCTAGAATGCATGCTAAGATGTAAATCTAACTGAAATGTGTGTAGTCTTAGTTTTATTTGGTTAATTGCACAAACTGCTGCTTGTCTGGGTTTAATTGGCCTGCAGCTAAATTTTTAGGAGTGTCTTTGTGCCCAAGCAGTTGGCCAGCTGCACTGTCCGTCTTCAAATGTCTATGGAAATTGAGCCTTAGGTCGGCCAAAGTCTGATTTTAATTTGTAATCTAACTGTATATAtgacaaacatgtttttagTATTTATGAAtcttattttctaatttaaggTGTGGTTTTAATATTGAGCTCAACCTTCATGAAGGGGCAATAAACTACTAAATCCTACTGCTTGTTTTCATTGAAGTCTTTATTGCAGTACTGATCTGCAATGCATGCCACTAAACACTCATTGACATGTGAGTTTCGTCTAACTGCAACTCAAGTGGGTGGCATTTAATTGTTAAAGGTGGCAATTTGGATGTAGAGACGGTGGTTAATGCCACCCGCATCTTTAGTTGCAGAGGACCCAGGTTTATACAAAGCAAACTTCAAGAGGTAAACTAATGCTCACCTATCGGTTCCGCTCGGCTCCACACTTGTGAGGAGTTTGCCTGATTGCGAGCCAGTCCCTTCTCGTCGAATAGCGTGCGCCTTCTAGCTTGATTGGCAGACTGTTCTGACCAATCTCTGAATGGCGGAATTGTGTGGTTCCGGAACGTAACTTGTGTTTTGGGAGTCCGTAGCGGTGTCATTTATTTCTATGGTGTCGCTCAGAAAAACGAAGagtaaatgactttgcaattgTATTTGCAAACGTGATTTTTCTCCAGAGGTAAGCCCTTGTCTGCGTTCTGCTGAACCGCGATTACTAGCTAGCGCGGTTTCTGTGGTATGAATGCGAGATGTAAACATGGCGCAGCAATCGATATGCTAGGCTAGATCTCTTTAGCTTAACCATGGTAACATTCGCTAACGCGTTAGCCAAATTCGCTTGACTGCAGCAAAATGGGTCGCTAACTATATATAGCTAACGTTGGCTCATGATGTAGCAGCTAAAACAATTCAAGCCATTAAACCAATGTCAAAGTGGAGTTGCTGTAGTATTCACTTGGTTAACTGAACTTGCCGCAGAATTGTTAGCTAGCGCCTGCCACACATTTCAGGTTGTTTATTGGAGGTAGCGTTACCTTAAATATTAGTGAAATGTATTCTGCGAAGTTCTATCTAAAACGGAAAGTCCAAAGAAACTTCGCATTATACAGCGTGTAGCCTTCTATTCtaagcatcttcagtttgcaACACCCGTGAACGCGTTTCCACCGGTCTGGCATGTCCAAttcgttagctaacgttacatcgTCATCAATTCAGGGTGACACAACTTAGTTCTGTTCCAGAGTTATTTCTGCTCAATTGTGACGATATACTCGTTACTTATGAATTTGATCAACAAATTAAACCAGCATTCGCGTTCTGCCCGAACTCGGAACTTATAGATTTGaatgtttgtttagttttgGAGACTCCAAATTGGAGTCCATGACCATTGTGGTTCTTTCAGAAGGAAACCCTGAAAATGTCAAACATTGAGTTCAGTAATAGTTAGGCTATGGCGTCATACTCCTCCATACCACCTCGGTGGATTGCATATACTAATATTATTATggataca encodes:
- the cth1 gene encoding cysteine three histidine 1, giving the protein MFEYETSDALLLYPFLEDEEGVEESLFPDETSGWGAVSLAEALLPLVESPPSTPPLQSPWMCYARYKTELCSRYTELGSCKYAERCQFAHGLRDLRVPSRHPKYKTEPCRAFHAGGYCAYGARCLFVHGPKEQRQARPPRGRSVPCRTYRSFGVCPFGARCHFLHVEGERGQPGGAGASAEEKGPHTQAPEQRPRGSLCRTFSAFGFCLYGTRCRFQHCLPSGAGSRASRIPQLPGLGRASSPASDMLSSSSTASSPPSSLPSPVYLEDRFPLTPPLLSGEPPEQDAFSFSGQHLNDLLLPLAWRLQQLEHSLARPATSPGLEAAAALPKGYSDLLS